Sequence from the Lysobacter capsici genome:
GTTCGGCGTGCGGTACAAGCGCAGATGCCAGTCCGGATGCGCGGCGATGAAGGCGTCGATGCGTCTGCGCGCGCGGCCTTCGGCCCCGCCGTCGGCGCGATGGCGTGCGCGACCGCGTGCCTGGGCGAGCGCGATGGCGATGCCGGTGGCGAAAATCCAGCTCAGCAGGAACACTCCCAGATGCCGCGCCACCGCACCCGCGATCAACGCCGCCGCCAGCGACGAAAGAAAGTAGTACTTGTTCCAGGCCGATACCGGCTCGTCGAAATCGACGTCGGCGAACAACACGTCGGGCGAGTTGAGGCAGCGCGCGCCGTAGCTGTTGCGGGTGATGACGACATCGCCGTCGCGTTCGACGATCTGTTCGCGGATCGGCAGGCCTTCGGCGTCGTAGGGCACGCGCGGATCGCGCTTGGGCAGGCTGGCTCCGGCGAGGATGCGATCGAAGGCTTCGCGTGCACGCGCATCGGCCATGGCCTGGGCGTCGGCGAGGTTGGCGTTGGACCACCCGAAGCGACGCACCGTCAGCGAACGTCGTCCGGATACGTGGTCACGCCCGAACTGCTCGCTGATCCGGGCTTCGGCCCAGAATTCCGGAACGATCATCGCCATGTCGCGCTCCCTGCCTGATTCGTCCGATTGTATGCGGCGCCGCCGTGGCCGGGAGCGGTGCCTGCGGGGATGGTGCGGGGACGAGGCGCGGACATCGAGGTCGTGTTGTGTTCGGATCGTGTCGTCGTCGGTGGATGGGGCGCGGTCGCGGCTTGCGCCGCTCCTACAGGGGGATCGCAGGCCGTAGCTCATGCCGCATGCAGCCGCTGTAGGAGCGGCGCGAGCCGCGACCACCCGAAGAGGCCGAATACCACGCGGCGACCGATGCGAAAGAATTCGGACGGGCTTGGCTCGAAACGGGGCACCGTCCAATACCCGCGCTGACCAAAGCCCGTACTGCCGTAGCTTCGGATTCAGGCGCTTTCGTACACAACTTCGGTTGGCACTTGACGGCGCATCCCATCGGCGTAGCATTCGCCATACGCCAGCGGACAGACCGATGGCGACCAACTACTCCGTGAGGGATTCTCATGGCAATCGAATTCGATTACCTGGTTTTCATTGGCCGCTTCGAGCCGTTCCACAACGGCCACGCCGCCGTCGCCCGCCACGCTCTGGCCAAGGCGTCCAAAGTCATCTTCCTGGTCGGTTCCGCCGACACCCCCCGCACCACCAAGAACCCGTTTACCGTCGCCGAGCGCGCGGTGATGATCCAGGCCGCGTTGGGCGATGCCGCCGACCGGCTGATCGTGCGGCCGCTGCGCGATCACCTCTACAACGAGAGCCTGTGGATCGCCAACGTCCAGCGCGCGGTCGCCGAGGCGGTGCGCGCCGACGGCGGCGATGCCGACGCGCGCATCGGCCTGATCGGCATGGACAAGGACGCCTCCAGCTACTACCTGCGCGAATTCCCGCAGTGGCCGCTGGTCGACGTCAGCCACACCGCCACCTTGTCGGCCACCGAGTTGCGCCGCTTCCTGTTCGAAGCCAACCAGATCGACAGCCACGGCGGCTTGATGCTGATCCGCGCGAATGTGCCCGGACCGGTGTTCGACATGCTCGAAGCTTTCCGCAAAAGTTCGCCCGCGTTCACCCAGTTGGTCGCCGAGTACCAGTTCATCGAGCAGTACCGCGCGGCCTGGAGCGACGCGCCCTACCCGCCGACCTTCGTCACCACCGACGCGGTGATCGTGCATTCCGGCCACGTGCTGCTGGTGCGCCGCCGCGCCGAACCGGGCAAGGGCCTGTGGGCGTTGCCGGGCGGTTTCGTCGGCCAGCACGAAAGCCTGCTCGAAGCCTGCCTGCGCGAGCTGCGCGAGGAAACCCGGCTCAAGCTGCCGCTGCCGGTGCTCAAGGGCTCGATCAAGGGCGAGCACGTGTTCGATCATCCCGAACGCAGCGCGCGCGGACGCACCATCACCCACGCCTTCCACTTCGAATTCCCGGCCGGCGAACTGCCGCCGGTGCGCGGCGGCGACGACGCCGACAAGGCGCGCTGGATCGCGGTCAGCGAGGCGCTGGAAATGGGCCCGCAGCTGTTCGAAGACCATCTGCACATTCTCGAATTCTTTCTCGGCCGCGGCTAAGCGCACACGCACCGCCCGGCCTCTCGCCGGCGGACAGACCGCCGGCTTACCCCAGACGCGAAGGAGCTTCCCGTCATGCAATGCCTCGACAACCTGCTGCTCAACACCGACAGCTACAAGGCCAGCCACTGGCTGCAATACCCGCCCGGCACCGACGCGACGTTCTTCTACGTCGAATCGCGCGGCGGCGTGCACGACCGCACCGTGTTCTTCGGCCTGCAGGCGATCCTCAAGGAATACCTGGCCAAGCCGATCACCCACGCCGACATCGATGAAGCGCGCGACCTGTTCGCCGCGCACGGCGAGCCGTTCAACGAAACCGGCTGGCGCTATATCGTCGACCGCCACGGCGGTTTGATGCCGATCCGGATCCGCGCCGTGCCCGAAGGCACGGTGGTGCCGACGCATCAGGCGCTGGTGACGATCGAATCGACCGACCCGGACGCGTACTGGGTGCCGTCGTATCTCGAAACCTTGCTGCTGCGGCTGTGGTATCCGGTGACGGTGGCGACGATCAGCTGGCATGCCAAGCAGACGATCCGCCAGTTCCTGGAACGCACCAGCGACGATCCCGAAGGCCAGCTGCCGTTCAAGCTGCACGACTTCGGCGCGCGCGGCGTGTCCAGCACCGAATCGGCGGCGTTCGGCGGCGCCGCGCACCTGGTCAACTTCCTCGGCACCGACACGGTCTCGGGCCTGCTGCTGGCCAAGCGTTACTACCACGAGCCGATGGCCGGGTTTTCGATCCCGGCCGCCGAGCACAGCACCATCACCAGTTGGGGCCGCGAGCACGAGGTCGATGCCTACCGCAACATGCTGACCCAGTTCGGCAAGCCCGGCGCGATCGTCGCGGTGGTGTCCGACAGCTACGACATCTTCCACGCGATCCGCGAGCACTGGGGCAAGACCTTACGCGAGGAAGTGATCGCCTCGGGCGCGACCTTGGTGGTGCGTCCGGACTCCGGCGATCCGGTCGACGTGGTGCATCAGTGCGTGACCATGCTCGACGAAGCCTTCG
This genomic interval carries:
- a CDS encoding nicotinate phosphoribosyltransferase; this translates as MQCLDNLLLNTDSYKASHWLQYPPGTDATFFYVESRGGVHDRTVFFGLQAILKEYLAKPITHADIDEARDLFAAHGEPFNETGWRYIVDRHGGLMPIRIRAVPEGTVVPTHQALVTIESTDPDAYWVPSYLETLLLRLWYPVTVATISWHAKQTIRQFLERTSDDPEGQLPFKLHDFGARGVSSTESAAFGGAAHLVNFLGTDTVSGLLLAKRYYHEPMAGFSIPAAEHSTITSWGREHEVDAYRNMLTQFGKPGAIVAVVSDSYDIFHAIREHWGKTLREEVIASGATLVVRPDSGDPVDVVHQCVTMLDEAFGHTVNSKGFKVLNHVRVIQGDGINPTSIRAILERITSYGYATDNLAFGMGGALLQRLDRDTQKFALKCSAARVNGEWIDVYKDPITDKGKSSKRGRMTLLRHREYGHFKTVPVPPDAASLEEAVKPLGFDDAMVTVWEDGRIVNDWTFAQVRELANATRL
- a CDS encoding bifunctional nicotinamide-nucleotide adenylyltransferase/Nudix hydroxylase gives rise to the protein MAIEFDYLVFIGRFEPFHNGHAAVARHALAKASKVIFLVGSADTPRTTKNPFTVAERAVMIQAALGDAADRLIVRPLRDHLYNESLWIANVQRAVAEAVRADGGDADARIGLIGMDKDASSYYLREFPQWPLVDVSHTATLSATELRRFLFEANQIDSHGGLMLIRANVPGPVFDMLEAFRKSSPAFTQLVAEYQFIEQYRAAWSDAPYPPTFVTTDAVIVHSGHVLLVRRRAEPGKGLWALPGGFVGQHESLLEACLRELREETRLKLPLPVLKGSIKGEHVFDHPERSARGRTITHAFHFEFPAGELPPVRGGDDADKARWIAVSEALEMGPQLFEDHLHILEFFLGRG